ATGTTGCGAGGAGATAGGGGTATCTGCGAAAGATGTGGAGATCATAGGTAAGATGGACGATATGGTTACCCTTACCGGTTTTGTGATCACCCCCTACGTGGGGATTATACCTTATCCGTATCAGTTTAAAACCAATCCGGAAGAGGTGGAGCGTATCATCACTCTGCCTATCGGTTACCTCCGTGAAACAATCCCGCATCTGGAGACGGTCGAGCATGAAGGCAGGAGGATGGAGAAAGTCCCATCTTTTTTCTATCAGGGCGACAGGATCTGGGGCGCCACGTGCCGTATCCTTCTGGAGTTCAAGGAAATCATAGGGAATGAAAAAATTTAACCTCCGAGTGCTCATCCTTCTCTCCTTCGGGCACCTGGTGGTAGATATCTATCAAGGGGCCCTTCCCGCCATACTGCCCTTCCTCAAGGTCAGGCTCTCCCTCACCTATGCCATGGCGGGTATCATTCTCATTATGTCCAACCTTGCCTCATCGGTCCTTCAACCCCTCTTCGGCTTTTACTCCGATAAAAAAGAAAAGGCCGTCCTCCTGCCCCTGGGTCTGCTGTGCGCCGGCATCGGCCTTGCCCTGGTCTCAACCGTGGGCATCTATCCTCTGGTCCTTGCCCTTACCGCCCTATCGGGTCTCGGAATCGCCGCCTATCATCCCGAGGGGTATAAAACGGCCCATTTCTTCACCGGCGAGAGGGCCGCCACGGGAATGTCCATTTTCTCGGTCGGGGGCAACCTTGGTCTCGCCCTTGGACCCATTTTTGCCATAGGTATTATCCAATACCTGGGATTCAATTCCCTGCCCGTGATTGTCCTGCCCAGCCTTCTCATGACCGTCGTTATCCTTTTTAACAAGAAGGCTATCGCCATCCCCACCCAGGATCCCGACGCAAAAGCCGCGGCTGCCCAAGCGGCCCCGAAAGGCATGTGGTCCTCTCTTATCGTGCTCATCGCCGTGATCGTGATGAGGACCTGGACCCAGGTGGGGCTCGTTGCCTACATACCGTTTTATTACATCGACTACCTGAAAGGAGAGCCCCTTTTCGCGGGAAAGCTCGTCTTTACCTTACTTGCCTCCGGCGCCCTCGGGACCCTCATCGGATCCCCTGTGGCCGACCGCGTGGGTCACAAGCTTTTTCTTCGCACTTCCATGTTCCTCGCTACCCTCGTGCTGCCCCTCATGTTCGTGCCTTTCATTGCAAAGAGCTGGCTCCTCTTCGTGGTGCTCGGACTGGTGGGAATGTTCCTCATATCGACCTTTTCCGTGACGGTGGTTATGGCCCAGAAGCTCCTTCCTCACCGGCTCGGAGTCGCGTCCGGCCTGACCGTCGGATTTGCCGTCGGCACCGGAGGCATCGGCGTGACGCTCCTCGGTGTGGTAGCCGACCACTTCGGGGTGCCCATGGCCCTGGAGTCGATCCTTGTTCTTCCCCTGGCGGGCTTTATCTTGAGCCTTATCTTAAAATATAAAGGATAATTAATCGTGAAACCGATCGTGAGCATCGTAGGGCGCCCCAATGTGGGCAAGTCCACTCTTTTCAACAGGCTGATAGGCTACAAGAAAGCCATAACCGAAGACATCCCCGGGGTGACACGGGACCGGAATTACGGCGAATTCGACTATTCCGGTCAGGAGTTCGTGCTGGTCGACACAGGAGGATTCGAGCCGTCGAAAGATGAAGGTTTTTTCCCCCTCGTCAAGAAGCAGATCGAAGAATCGATGAAGGAATCGGCGATCATACTCTTTGTTCTTGACGCCAAAGACGGCATGCTTCCCCAGGATGACGAGATCTCCAAGATCCTCAGAAAATATCAAAAACCTGTCTTCTATGTGGCCAACAAGGTAGATACGCAGAAGAAGGTAATGGATGCCTCTGAGTTCTACACTATGGGCGTGGAGCGCCTCTACACCATGAGCGCCCTCCACGGGACGGGCATAGATGATCTCCTCGAAGACCTGGTCGCACTGGCCCGCACCCTGAAAGATGAAGGCGGCGAAGAGGAAGAGGCACCCGAAGAAGAGCCGGAAAAGGGAATCAGGGTGGCCGTGGTGGGGAGGCCCAACACGGGTAAATCCTCGATCATCAACCGTCTTCTCGGGGCGGAGCGGAT
Above is a genomic segment from Syntrophorhabdaceae bacterium containing:
- a CDS encoding MFS transporter — encoded protein: MKKFNLRVLILLSFGHLVVDIYQGALPAILPFLKVRLSLTYAMAGIILIMSNLASSVLQPLFGFYSDKKEKAVLLPLGLLCAGIGLALVSTVGIYPLVLALTALSGLGIAAYHPEGYKTAHFFTGERAATGMSIFSVGGNLGLALGPIFAIGIIQYLGFNSLPVIVLPSLLMTVVILFNKKAIAIPTQDPDAKAAAAQAAPKGMWSSLIVLIAVIVMRTWTQVGLVAYIPFYYIDYLKGEPLFAGKLVFTLLASGALGTLIGSPVADRVGHKLFLRTSMFLATLVLPLMFVPFIAKSWLLFVVLGLVGMFLISTFSVTVVMAQKLLPHRLGVASGLTVGFAVGTGGIGVTLLGVVADHFGVPMALESILVLPLAGFILSLILKYKG
- a CDS encoding CoA pyrophosphatase is translated as MMLTLIRERLKAYHAKEIAAPQAICAGVVMPIFEKDGADFIVLTKRSDKVRIHKGEVSFPGGMCEDDDGNTMNTALRECCEEIGVSAKDVEIIGKMDDMVTLTGFVITPYVGIIPYPYQFKTNPEEVERIITLPIGYLRETIPHLETVEHEGRRMEKVPSFFYQGDRIWGATCRILLEFKEIIGNEKI